One stretch of Leptospira mtsangambouensis DNA includes these proteins:
- a CDS encoding prohibitin family protein: MKRRSIFPNSFRFLPIIGVSLFFVSCLTIISPGEVGLMWRPYSSGLSQKPLESRVQTYMPWNSVYVYSIQWVSHQEKVEVLTRDDLTITVSAAIIIRPIENEIYELEMEIGRGYYEKVVKPQFRTAIRNILSAYNMVSISKETPNVSAQIKKSLAEKLKDKHVEIDDVIIDDVEYSPSILKAIESKLTKQQEQEQMKFEINIAKRDAEIQQITADGRAKAVLIEADAQAKAQKMISESLTPKYIQLKAMENPNNKLIFVPNGKDGLPIIVNPEGK; this comes from the coding sequence TCCCATAATTGGGGTAAGTCTATTTTTTGTTTCCTGCCTCACCATCATCAGTCCGGGTGAAGTTGGGCTTATGTGGCGACCATATAGTAGTGGTCTTAGCCAAAAACCCCTAGAATCTAGGGTCCAAACTTATATGCCTTGGAATAGTGTTTATGTTTATTCCATTCAGTGGGTGAGTCACCAGGAAAAAGTAGAAGTCCTCACTCGTGACGATTTAACAATTACAGTGAGTGCTGCCATCATCATCCGGCCAATCGAAAACGAAATTTACGAATTGGAAATGGAAATTGGAAGGGGTTACTATGAGAAGGTGGTCAAACCTCAATTTCGCACTGCCATAAGAAATATTTTGTCTGCATATAATATGGTTTCGATATCCAAAGAAACACCGAATGTTTCTGCCCAAATTAAAAAGTCCCTGGCTGAGAAGTTAAAAGATAAACATGTCGAAATTGATGATGTGATTATCGATGATGTAGAGTATAGTCCATCCATATTAAAAGCTATCGAAAGTAAACTTACCAAACAACAAGAACAAGAACAAATGAAGTTCGAAATCAATATTGCTAAACGAGATGCGGAAATTCAACAAATCACTGCTGATGGTAGAGCGAAGGCCGTTCTTATCGAAGCAGACGCACAAGCGAAAGCGCAAAAGATGATTTCTGAATCTTTAACACCAAAATACATTCAATTGAAAGCAATGGAGAATCCAAATAATAAATTGATTTTTGTTCCCAATGGAAAAGATGGATTGCCGATTATTGTGAATCCGGAGGGGAAATAG